A part of Desulfotomaculum nigrificans DSM 574 genomic DNA contains:
- a CDS encoding PIN domain-containing protein translates to MSTLKKIRVFFDSSVLIAGLASPDGASNMLLVMCEMGFITPVISEKVVTEVIRNIERKLPRCLPHYHRLFKTLPFELADPTPELITQAQKMINQKDADILAAAINAGVAYLVSLDKHFLNINFPDCNIQICTPGDLLEKIELSEV, encoded by the coding sequence ATGAGTACGTTAAAGAAGATTAGGGTCTTCTTTGATAGCAGTGTATTAATAGCAGGTCTTGCTTCCCCGGATGGTGCCTCGAATATGTTGCTAGTTATGTGTGAAATGGGATTTATTACTCCTGTTATTTCAGAAAAAGTGGTAACTGAGGTAATCAGGAATATCGAAAGAAAACTCCCTCGGTGCCTTCCCCATTATCACAGACTGTTTAAAACCCTTCCGTTTGAACTGGCAGACCCTACACCAGAACTGATCACACAAGCACAAAAAATGATTAACCAAAAGGATGCAGATATTCTTGCCGCAGCAATAAATGCCGGGGTTGCTTATTTAGTTAGCCTTGATAAACATTTTCTTAACATAAATTTTCCAGACTGTAATATTCAAATTTGTACACCTGGTGACTTGTTAGAAAAAATTGAATTATCGGAGGTGTAG
- a CDS encoding stalk domain-containing protein, with protein sequence MKKIIVGILTGCLALTLATGAMAEQKEQVNVYDQQKNLVKSVVFVPGQNEYFVDNKTPGVKMDAVPYISAGGRTFVPIRYLGNALGVDNDHIYWDNNIQRAKLVLNDVYAELTVGKKAITTNGKTQSIDTAPELKQGRTYLPARFVAEALGYQVDFIDGLVVCYPAGTEKPDISAIKDYLNTNSTSVTPGQKSVVDVTTTGEPLSKYSWGKDIRFADSVSFITMNDLNQKSYEICKNEEFITGLRVSKDTVTVSEITPGQAGCVIYLIDDDGVTHYRPGFRRDMGTPGVPRDFTYDVVDNHYDYGKRQADITKVKYIVVASDTCLAIENPLYQGGK encoded by the coding sequence ATGAAAAAAATTATCGTTGGTATTCTCACAGGCTGTCTGGCCCTAACCTTGGCCACTGGCGCTATGGCGGAACAAAAGGAACAGGTTAACGTCTACGACCAGCAAAAGAATCTGGTTAAGAGTGTGGTGTTTGTTCCCGGTCAAAATGAATACTTTGTTGACAATAAGACCCCAGGTGTGAAAATGGATGCGGTACCTTATATTTCAGCCGGAGGACGTACTTTCGTACCCATTAGGTACCTTGGCAACGCCCTGGGCGTAGACAATGATCATATTTATTGGGATAACAACATTCAGAGGGCTAAATTAGTTCTGAATGATGTTTATGCCGAACTGACCGTAGGTAAAAAAGCAATTACTACAAATGGAAAAACACAGTCCATAGACACGGCGCCGGAATTAAAACAAGGTAGAACCTACCTGCCGGCCCGGTTCGTAGCCGAGGCCCTGGGTTATCAGGTGGACTTCATCGACGGCCTGGTGGTCTGCTACCCAGCAGGGACAGAAAAGCCGGATATTTCGGCAATTAAGGATTACCTAAATACTAATAGCACATCCGTAACCCCTGGTCAGAAGTCCGTGGTGGATGTGACTACAACTGGTGAGCCATTATCTAAGTATTCCTGGGGGAAAGATATTCGATTTGCGGATAGTGTATCATTTATCACTATGAATGACTTAAACCAAAAATCCTATGAGATTTGTAAAAATGAGGAATTTATTACTGGTCTAAGGGTTAGTAAAGACACAGTTACGGTTTCTGAAATTACCCCGGGACAGGCAGGATGTGTCATTTACTTAATTGACGATGATGGAGTTACACATTACAGACCGGGTTTCCGTCGGGATATGGGTACTCCCGGAGTACCCAGGGACTTTACTTACGATGTAGTTGATAATCATTACGATTACGGAAAGAGGCAGGCCGATATTACTAAGGTAAAATACATTGTAGTTGCTTCAGATACTTGCCTTGCTATAGAGAATCCACTCTATCAAGGAGGTAAGTAA
- a CDS encoding peptidoglycan DD-metalloendopeptidase family protein: MKNIAHNIKNALKRKLAKKAASFLIKKLMVLLAPLIPVLLILLISIFLAVTLFAAFFGAMPKQQTLTSVKANAQDSKIYAQAEELVSEKNVEQTWLKGPDGNTHLGFLADYYGSDVKLINKWGDIYSPVLFKASENPNKNLLQDESWLTKNLEYTADTLKPYFYYKKSQIIYHTEDGDEVVEIYLLTEADTIRGQYVYEYKWIDTPKKSYERLENIRMVREWDRLEEFLKKYLALPDQKQTTTARQMVFEAGQGFTARKEWFDWLQNKFGGGFGWVSSAMVPAELKPYFLEAEKQFGIPWWFLAAIAMKESSFNPTVSGFDGTGSYGLMQALPENWRKYSAILGFDPVADKNNPRAQILVGAYMLSSYGVKVNWGGDNWQEESLPMLVAYNAGPGNIGNHKMEEYVKKNYAELVWQYAEQFKAPTITWPLRGYTQIISHFGMRRPHPILGVTRPHYGIDIPAPTGTSVYSVSGGVAYTGYEADGFGKYIIVKDGIYEYWYAHLSVIGVKNGQKITPGTVIGKVGSTGLSEGPHLHLGIKPIGGNWIDPELVLKQMK; the protein is encoded by the coding sequence TCTATATTTCTAGCCGTAACGCTATTTGCCGCTTTCTTCGGGGCTATGCCGAAACAGCAAACACTAACGAGTGTTAAAGCCAACGCCCAAGACAGCAAGATCTATGCTCAGGCAGAAGAACTTGTGTCTGAGAAAAACGTTGAACAAACCTGGCTAAAAGGCCCTGATGGGAACACCCACCTGGGCTTTTTAGCCGACTACTACGGTTCAGATGTTAAACTTATCAATAAGTGGGGCGATATATATTCCCCTGTACTGTTTAAGGCCAGCGAAAATCCGAATAAAAATCTGTTACAAGATGAAAGCTGGTTAACCAAAAACCTTGAATATACAGCAGACACCTTAAAGCCATACTTTTACTATAAAAAATCCCAGATCATATATCATACCGAAGATGGCGATGAGGTAGTTGAGATTTACCTTCTAACTGAGGCTGACACCATTCGAGGCCAATATGTTTATGAGTACAAGTGGATTGATACACCCAAAAAATCCTATGAAAGACTGGAAAACATCAGAATGGTTAGAGAATGGGATAGGTTGGAAGAATTTCTAAAAAAATACCTTGCATTACCGGATCAAAAACAAACAACTACCGCCCGGCAAATGGTTTTTGAAGCCGGACAGGGCTTTACGGCTAGGAAGGAATGGTTTGACTGGCTACAAAACAAATTTGGCGGCGGTTTTGGTTGGGTATCTTCCGCCATGGTCCCGGCCGAGTTAAAGCCTTATTTTTTAGAGGCTGAAAAGCAATTTGGGATACCTTGGTGGTTTTTGGCGGCTATAGCAATGAAGGAAAGCAGTTTTAACCCGACAGTATCTGGATTTGACGGTACCGGTTCCTATGGCCTTATGCAAGCACTGCCGGAAAACTGGAGAAAGTATTCTGCCATCCTCGGGTTTGACCCAGTTGCAGACAAAAATAACCCCCGGGCACAAATTCTGGTGGGTGCTTATATGCTGTCATCTTACGGAGTAAAAGTTAACTGGGGTGGTGATAACTGGCAGGAAGAAAGTTTGCCAATGCTGGTGGCTTACAATGCCGGACCAGGCAATATAGGTAATCATAAGATGGAAGAATACGTGAAAAAAAACTATGCCGAACTCGTTTGGCAATATGCCGAGCAGTTTAAAGCCCCAACGATCACTTGGCCGTTACGTGGCTATACCCAAATAATATCTCACTTTGGTATGCGTCGTCCTCACCCAATATTAGGGGTTACAAGGCCTCACTATGGCATAGACATACCTGCTCCAACCGGAACATCGGTATATTCTGTATCAGGCGGTGTGGCATACACCGGATATGAAGCAGATGGCTTTGGCAAATATATCATAGTTAAAGACGGAATATATGAATACTGGTACGCTCACCTATCTGTAATAGGGGTTAAGAACGGTCAAAAGATTACCCCTGGTACAGTGATCGGCAAGGTGGGCTCAACAGGGTTAAGCGAAGGACCGCACCTACACTTAGGTATCAAACCCATTGGGGGAAATTGGATAGACCCGGAACTGGTATTAAAACAAATGAAATAA
- a CDS encoding AbrB/MazE/SpoVT family DNA-binding domain-containing protein — MEARIIFKNYRPKKVRVRNKGQFTIPVEFREKMGIREDTVLDVYSFGKVIIATPEKPVVKELAAAVREGMKEYKVNLDELLAELREGRHEYVKED; from the coding sequence ATGGAAGCTAGAATTATTTTCAAAAACTATAGGCCAAAGAAGGTGAGAGTAAGGAACAAAGGCCAATTTACTATTCCCGTTGAGTTTAGAGAAAAGATGGGTATTCGAGAAGATACAGTTCTGGACGTTTATAGCTTTGGCAAAGTCATTATCGCGACGCCTGAAAAACCGGTGGTAAAAGAATTAGCCGCAGCGGTAAGGGAAGGGATGAAGGAATATAAAGTAAACCTAGATGAATTATTGGCAGAACTGCGGGAGGGAAGGCATGAGTACGTTAAAGAAGATTAG
- a CDS encoding ATPase, T2SS/T4P/T4SS family translates to MTQDETSPIEISTLDWEKDQEATVNDLVETLAAEISRSNPGLFDGGQLFGGWTPEVEEIVRKAILTKSDLIPPGEQDEIIRSIKGQVTGYGKLAQFFEGEGAEEITEIMVNPSKDGPKVFYAKHSRPYYAGPIFKDNEDALRYFQKICNDSKRPFTSDNPIVDAWMRDGSRLAVMGFDCSPLGVAGTIRKSPLVRPPIPLKVMVENGTLPQLAADILGDILVDGHANLAVCGRTDSGKTTFMRAMAERIDPMERMIIGETSFELYLAHMQNCINLVEVSVAGKQVVSMGDICKSINRNNPERAILSEIRGGEIVAGSEIAESTSGGFWTTLHAGSVAQFRSRIPKLFMWGGMVLPREYIDEQIASMFHFLIFCDKDPSGKRTFMELVEVNLDLEKPYKTIIRFDKDAFATSQGKIRRWIYENPISQTRLSELAFRGAKINRKEYETNEKGKYLYPGPGGELSAH, encoded by the coding sequence ATGACACAGGATGAAACTAGCCCTATCGAAATTAGCACCCTGGACTGGGAGAAAGATCAAGAGGCAACTGTTAATGATTTGGTCGAAACACTTGCAGCCGAGATATCCCGCAGTAATCCAGGGCTATTTGATGGGGGACAACTCTTTGGTGGGTGGACACCGGAAGTGGAAGAGATTGTGAGAAAAGCAATCTTAACCAAATCCGATCTTATTCCACCAGGTGAACAAGATGAGATTATCAGAAGCATTAAAGGTCAAGTTACAGGCTATGGAAAACTGGCCCAATTCTTTGAAGGAGAAGGTGCCGAAGAAATTACCGAAATCATGGTCAACCCATCAAAAGATGGACCAAAAGTCTTTTATGCTAAACACAGCAGGCCCTATTATGCCGGTCCAATATTTAAAGACAATGAGGATGCTCTGCGCTACTTCCAAAAAATCTGTAATGACTCTAAACGCCCCTTTACCAGTGATAACCCCATCGTGGACGCCTGGATGCGAGACGGCAGTCGTTTAGCTGTAATGGGCTTTGATTGCAGTCCCTTGGGAGTTGCCGGAACCATTCGTAAATCTCCTTTGGTACGGCCACCTATCCCCTTAAAAGTAATGGTGGAAAACGGTACTCTGCCTCAGTTAGCCGCAGACATATTGGGAGATATTTTGGTTGATGGCCACGCTAACCTCGCCGTGTGCGGCAGGACAGACAGTGGTAAAACTACATTCATGCGGGCGATGGCCGAACGAATTGACCCTATGGAGCGTATGATCATTGGGGAAACCTCCTTTGAACTGTACTTAGCCCACATGCAGAATTGCATTAACCTGGTTGAAGTTAGTGTAGCTGGTAAACAGGTAGTATCTATGGGTGATATTTGTAAAAGTATCAACCGGAATAACCCTGAGAGAGCTATTTTATCCGAGATCCGCGGGGGAGAAATAGTGGCCGGATCAGAAATAGCAGAATCAACCTCCGGTGGATTCTGGACAACCTTGCACGCCGGATCAGTAGCCCAATTTCGATCCCGTATACCTAAACTCTTTATGTGGGGGGGTATGGTGCTGCCACGGGAATATATAGATGAGCAAATTGCCTCTATGTTCCATTTCCTGATTTTCTGCGACAAAGATCCGTCCGGCAAAAGAACCTTCATGGAGCTTGTAGAAGTAAATCTTGATCTTGAAAAGCCTTATAAAACAATTATCCGTTTTGATAAAGATGCTTTTGCCACTAGTCAGGGCAAGATTCGGCGCTGGATATATGAAAACCCCATCAGCCAAACCAGGCTGTCCGAACTAGCCTTTCGGGGGGCTAAGATTAACAGAAAAGAATATGAGACAAACGAAAAAGGAAAATACCTATACCCAGGCCCAGGTGGTGAATTAAGTGCTCACTAA
- a CDS encoding IS30 family transposase codes for MAVTFKSTTSVRSFKHLSVFERGQIAALLKEGKSQRYIAKKLGRSPSTISREIKRGTTTQRRSDLSTYEKYFPETGQAVYEKNRMNCGAKCKVAQVEGFLKFAENKILRDKWSPDVVVGACKKDPNWQNTAIVCTKTLYNYIDQGLLAVRNIDLTLKTRLKPKRKGLRPNKRIMGQSIDCRPAEVQQRQTFGHWEIDTVIGKRANDSVILTLTERKTRHELLFLLDAKDSQSVNKALLKLKDYYGERISQVFRTITADNGSEFSELANTLQQWGIKAYFTHPYSSWERGTNERHNGLIRRFVPKGKAIKDFSAATIYRIQNWLNKLPRKILGYKTPEECFCEELSKIA; via the coding sequence ATGGCTGTTACATTTAAGTCTACCACATCTGTACGTTCTTTTAAACACCTAAGTGTCTTTGAAAGAGGACAAATAGCTGCGCTGTTAAAAGAGGGTAAGAGCCAACGTTACATAGCTAAAAAATTAGGCCGCTCACCAAGCACAATTAGCCGGGAGATTAAAAGAGGAACTACAACCCAAAGGCGCTCTGACTTGTCAACTTATGAAAAATATTTTCCGGAAACCGGGCAGGCGGTTTACGAAAAAAATCGTATGAACTGTGGGGCAAAGTGCAAGGTGGCCCAGGTTGAAGGTTTTCTAAAATTTGCAGAAAACAAGATACTACGTGATAAATGGTCCCCGGATGTAGTTGTCGGTGCATGCAAAAAAGATCCCAATTGGCAAAATACTGCAATTGTTTGCACGAAAACCTTATATAACTACATCGATCAAGGGTTACTGGCTGTTCGTAATATCGATTTAACCCTCAAAACGAGATTAAAGCCAAAGAGGAAGGGATTACGTCCAAACAAACGAATAATGGGACAAAGTATCGACTGTCGACCGGCAGAAGTGCAACAACGCCAGACTTTTGGGCATTGGGAAATTGATACGGTAATAGGTAAAAGAGCAAATGATTCAGTCATTCTAACCCTAACTGAACGAAAAACCAGACATGAGCTACTTTTCCTTTTAGATGCTAAGGATAGCCAATCTGTTAATAAAGCCCTCTTAAAACTTAAAGATTATTACGGAGAACGAATTTCACAAGTATTTCGGACAATTACCGCTGATAATGGTTCAGAGTTCAGCGAATTGGCCAATACGTTACAACAATGGGGTATTAAAGCATACTTCACTCATCCCTATTCTTCTTGGGAACGTGGAACTAATGAACGCCATAATGGGTTAATACGCCGGTTTGTTCCTAAAGGGAAAGCCATTAAGGATTTTTCAGCGGCCACGATTTACCGCATACAAAATTGGCTAAATAAGCTTCCACGTAAAATATTAGGATATAAGACGCCTGAAGAATGTTTTTGCGAAGAGCTGTCCAAAATAGCTTAA
- the ltrA gene encoding group II intron reverse transcriptase/maturase, producing MNKELKLKWHSIYGQILFDRKLMAAWRKVEENGGAGGIDGETIKSFKKHEEEKIEDLLQRLRTKTYKPTAVRRQYIPKKNGKLRPLGIPNIEDRIVQQAIVNVLSPKCEEHIFHKWSCGYRPNLGIKRVMQIILWNIETGYNHIYDCDIKGFFDNIPHKKLMKVLTKYIADGTVLDMIWAWLKAGYMEEGKFHPTDSGTPQGGVISPLLANLYLNELDWTLEEHGVRFVRYADDFLLFAKSKEDIERAAEVAKTTLDELGLEVSIEKTRFVDFDKDDFNFVGFSFKHWRERKKDGQAYFIVRPTDANLKDFKAKIKAKTRKTLTLNKEKWLEQVNPVIRGKINFFLTVYQAIKENEKYGQKSRCFHNSFGKELEAIDAYTRQRLRVAMIHNHPTQRKGHIMKTKWNNEFFARIGLIPSMWLYYSKQFGYTLEQYIQRITKKAKTKLERRIQRAKEKGREYYTPDLIRKMRYAQRMAKYT from the coding sequence TTGAACAAGGAACTCAAACTCAAGTGGCATAGCATTTACGGACAAATCCTATTCGACCGGAAACTTATGGCAGCATGGCGGAAGGTTGAGGAAAACGGTGGAGCCGGTGGTATAGACGGTGAAACCATCAAAAGCTTCAAGAAACACGAGGAAGAGAAAATAGAAGACTTATTACAGAGGCTCAGAACCAAGACATACAAACCGACAGCAGTGCGCCGACAATACATACCCAAGAAGAACGGCAAACTGCGCCCGCTGGGTATACCCAACATTGAGGATAGAATTGTACAGCAAGCCATCGTCAATGTACTCAGCCCCAAATGCGAAGAGCACATATTCCACAAGTGGTCTTGTGGCTACCGGCCTAACCTGGGTATCAAACGAGTGATGCAGATAATTTTGTGGAACATCGAAACGGGATACAATCATATTTACGACTGTGACATCAAGGGCTTCTTTGATAATATCCCGCACAAAAAGCTGATGAAAGTGCTTACCAAATATATCGCAGACGGAACAGTACTAGACATGATATGGGCTTGGCTCAAAGCCGGATACATGGAAGAAGGCAAATTCCATCCTACAGATTCCGGCACTCCTCAGGGCGGCGTCATCAGTCCTTTGCTGGCAAATCTGTATCTCAACGAATTGGACTGGACGCTGGAAGAACATGGGGTACGGTTTGTCAGGTATGCCGATGATTTTCTCTTGTTCGCCAAAAGTAAAGAAGATATTGAGAGAGCAGCTGAAGTAGCCAAAACAACCCTAGATGAGTTAGGATTAGAAGTCTCCATAGAAAAGACACGATTCGTGGACTTTGACAAGGATGACTTTAATTTCGTTGGATTTAGCTTTAAACATTGGAGAGAGCGCAAAAAGGATGGTCAGGCGTATTTCATTGTAAGGCCTACCGATGCCAATCTTAAAGATTTTAAAGCTAAGATAAAAGCCAAGACAAGAAAAACCCTGACATTAAACAAAGAGAAATGGCTGGAGCAGGTGAACCCGGTAATACGGGGCAAAATCAATTTCTTTCTTACTGTCTATCAGGCGATTAAAGAGAATGAGAAGTACGGGCAAAAGAGCCGCTGTTTTCATAATTCCTTCGGCAAAGAATTGGAAGCCATTGATGCTTACACCCGACAACGATTAAGGGTGGCAATGATCCATAACCATCCGACACAAAGAAAAGGGCACATCATGAAAACCAAATGGAATAACGAGTTCTTCGCTCGCATAGGACTAATTCCCTCTATGTGGCTCTACTACAGCAAGCAATTTGGCTACACCTTAGAACAATACATCCAGCGTATAACGAAAAAGGCCAAGACAAAACTGGAACGCAGAATACAGAGGGCAAAAGAAAAAGGCCGGGAGTATTATACTCCGGACCTGATTCGTAAAATGCGGTACGCTCAAAGAATGGCGAAATATACCTGA
- a CDS encoding CARDB domain-containing protein encodes MRKILSLLFSTIMLFTLFAPRSAMATEGQLICRSVISGYYAIYSDGSSQWFANNGEPVTLGQAKTVKVSAGAPFDVSNWDITDINVYIPSDSSLSNDMFDKSKVSETKTYIWRDGLTKIRFNSSYLTPTPDGLTVKDTHDLSTGKVDYEYSFYLSPVERAANVRKPDAGYFYDPTWGDIWASKSEAILWTLPVVIEWRGVPKSGPDLMVSDLDTGAPDEAKPNTEYTATVKFLNDYDKPVKGVELAVFAGSSKIMPTTKVDFEPGEEKTFTVNYKTPAEGILTLKAVIDTPPVADQYQEADETNNIMECDVSVGDLAEAPANGRLTFSAVSQDNSITRPANTAKWTDHVTATLSPKKPTPPKGTITSWSVTSATLNYPSKNPKFTFGHPLPPVGTKTITMNPSGHKATVTFDEDWSLNGANIYDIIARKMVDGPTNYTITANYTVRFIYKWTTTTHHNGHSHTVTHTASGTESGTESGTLLVNGTGVNSRGN; translated from the coding sequence ATGAGGAAAATACTAAGCCTGCTTTTTTCTACAATAATGTTGTTTACTCTGTTTGCCCCTCGGTCAGCAATGGCCACTGAGGGGCAATTAATTTGCCGTAGTGTTATCAGTGGATACTATGCTATTTATTCAGACGGGAGTAGCCAATGGTTCGCCAACAATGGGGAACCAGTTACATTAGGTCAAGCTAAGACGGTTAAGGTATCTGCCGGGGCACCATTTGATGTGTCAAACTGGGATATTACTGACATTAACGTATATATTCCCAGTGACAGTTCATTATCCAACGATATGTTTGATAAATCTAAGGTTAGCGAAACAAAAACTTATATTTGGAGAGACGGGCTTACTAAAATTCGGTTTAACAGTAGTTATTTAACCCCAACACCAGACGGTCTAACCGTAAAGGATACTCATGATCTTAGTACCGGCAAAGTAGATTATGAGTATTCTTTTTATTTATCACCAGTGGAAAGAGCAGCAAATGTTCGTAAACCCGATGCGGGTTATTTCTACGACCCCACTTGGGGTGACATCTGGGCTAGTAAGTCCGAGGCAATACTATGGACCCTGCCGGTCGTGATCGAATGGCGCGGCGTACCTAAATCCGGCCCTGACCTAATGGTTAGTGACTTAGACACCGGGGCGCCAGATGAAGCCAAACCAAATACCGAGTATACCGCAACAGTAAAATTTCTAAATGACTATGACAAGCCCGTTAAAGGTGTAGAACTTGCCGTATTCGCAGGCTCATCTAAGATTATGCCTACGACCAAGGTTGACTTTGAACCGGGAGAGGAAAAAACCTTTACTGTTAACTATAAGACTCCGGCTGAGGGAATACTCACACTTAAAGCGGTTATTGATACGCCACCCGTTGCGGATCAATACCAAGAGGCTGACGAAACGAATAACATAATGGAATGTGACGTATCAGTTGGTGATCTTGCAGAAGCCCCGGCCAACGGGAGGTTGACCTTTAGTGCTGTAAGCCAAGATAATTCCATTACCCGGCCAGCAAATACAGCCAAATGGACAGACCATGTTACTGCTACACTGTCACCGAAAAAGCCCACTCCACCCAAGGGCACGATCACTAGTTGGTCTGTAACATCAGCAACGCTTAACTATCCAAGTAAAAATCCTAAGTTTACCTTTGGGCATCCATTGCCACCAGTGGGAACAAAAACAATCACTATGAATCCCTCCGGGCATAAGGCTACAGTGACTTTTGATGAAGACTGGTCATTGAATGGGGCTAATATCTACGACATTATAGCCAGAAAAATGGTTGATGGCCCCACAAACTATACCATTACAGCCAACTACACAGTTCGTTTTATTTATAAATGGACAACAACAACCCACCATAATGGACACTCTCATACCGTCACCCATACTGCCTCAGGCACTGAAAGCGGAACAGAGAGTGGTACCTTATTAGTTAACGGTACCGGCGTCAACAGTAGAGGAAACTAA